The following is a genomic window from Vicia villosa cultivar HV-30 ecotype Madison, WI unplaced genomic scaffold, Vvil1.0 ctg.001147F_1_1_1, whole genome shotgun sequence.
tttgtgttttttatgtaactacatgatgaacaaaacccaatacaaggtttcgcaccacttcgtcactttgttttaatttgagcctttattaagtgttttaaatgtttttggttgagtattttttaagggaatttactttgcgatttgaatcacataaaaatgtataatgatcgagaagcagattagggaatggatcccactcacttctatcccattatataatgttcaagaaacagattagggaatgaatcccactcatttctatcccattaactaatgtttgagaaacagattagggaatgaatcccactcatttctctcccattaagtagtgaccgagaaacagattagggaatgaatcccactcatttctatgccactaagtgattgagaaacagattagggaatgaatcccactcatttctccatcactttcttaatgtgattcgtatctttatttattaatgttttaaagttgaaaagaaaaagaatgaacaaaggggactaacctattttctaacctattgttattctaattctaattctaaagttaacatggtggctaaattctaaaaggagcattaaaatggtgttaacaaaattggccaaaaatatggctaaaaacaattaacaaaattacacaacaattattcaaaaataacatggaagtgatacaaaaacaattcaagcattagtaaaaagttaacctaaaaaatactattatttttatggtttttttgttAATAAGGAAAGTCTAATTCAAGTCTAAATATACTAAAaatctattaatcctaaaactaacatttttatgagttttatattgtcaacaaaattctaaaaaatctaacaaaatggtGATTATTTACTCTATTATTACTAAGAAAAACTAAGAGAAAACTAtgttaaaaaaaacctaaattctaatgAGGAAAACATGTAGGCAGGGGGTGTAAGCTGAATTAGGGTGTGACTCAGTAGTAAGGCGCAGGGCCCAATGGGGAATAGCCCAACAgcattgtttttgttgtttttctgaTCAGCAAAAAAGAGTATGGGCTCCTATGGGGGTGTAGACAAGCAAATCGTGTGAGCAAGGCCCAAGCAAATTCAAATCTCCTTTCTGAATTTTTAATCCTACTTTATGGTTCATCAATTAAATTAACCTCGGTTAAATGCTCATTGATGCTAATTAAACTCAAATAAACCATGTTTATGCAATTTCCAATTAAATAACCTAAGAAAGAGGGATTAGGGTTCACCTGGTTGTGACCTATCAGCTCCCAACGTTCTTCTCCCTCTCACGCGAACGGCGGCGACGCgatctccttcttcttctccgaTCGAAATCCAGTTAAAGCTCCGAATGCCGCCGCTAATCCTCGCCAATGAGAACAGCGTTTCTATCTCGGCCTCTCTTCGTCTATCAACGGTCTTCTCTCATCTTCTTCGATTCACCTTTGCTTCTATCTCCGGATTCGCGACGATGATGAGGTTGATGATGATTCACGTGATGCGAAAGAGTTGGCGATTTTCTGTTATGGTggtgaattgaagatgatgaagaagagagaaagatgaaggtgAGTTTTTTTTCTGTTACGATTTCCTTTCTCctccttttcttcagactttttAGATCCTCTGTTACGAACTGTGAATGGTTCTTGTTGTTGATTCTTTGCAGAGAGTGTAAAGactgaagaatgaagatgaattgatgatgatgttgaagagACGAAAAGGGAGATTACAAGTTGCGATTTTGTGGATCAGTTAGGAGAGTTCGAGATCGCTCTGAGAATGAAGAAGAAGGTTGAAGTATGAAGGTCGGGGAAGAGGGAAGAATTGATGTAGTGGTGATGAAGATTATGAAGGTGTgtgtggttgaagatgatgatgaatgaatggtGAAGAAGATGGAAGAACGATGATGGCAGGAATGGAAACAGAGTGGTGAAGGAGAATGGTGAGAGAAGTTGAAGATGGTGGAGGAAGTGAAGAGAAAGTGAGCAAAAAAACGGTGGGAACCCTTGAATGAAGGTGGAGAAGAGAATATATAGGTGGGGGAAATCGATTCTGAAAGTTAGTTCTGATTCCTCTCTTTTGATCTCTTCTCTTTTCTGTTATATGTCTGTTATGGAAGTTAGAAATTCTGTTAGGTTGTTATGAGGTAGTTAGGATTGGTTAGAAATTTGTTATTTCTGTTGGTGGTTAAGAGTTAGTTAGAGTTCAGGAATTCTGTTATGAACTGATTTTTTTGGTAGTTAGAAGTTGGGTGTCGTTATGTAAAAGAATTTGAAACTCGAATGGATGGTATATTGGTCTGAATGAATTTACTTTCTATGCAGAGCTGATTTGTGACTTTCCATCATTTTTCTTAGTATGGCTCCCAGAAGACAAACCTCCTCGAAGAATTAAAGGACTAGATGCGAGGTCACTGCTATTCACGTCCATTGATGGATGCCGTAATTTTCTTCCAGCAGAATCATCAAGCATCCGCAATTTAACCGAGCGCCTGTCCCGAGCATGATACAAGTCCATTCTATGTTTCTCGACAGCACCAATGTCCTCCTTTATGAACTGGAGATCGGTTTGCACCTCCTTCAACTCATCAACTTTTTGCTTGCGTAAACAGAATGCAAGAAATCTAACAATATTTGcatatttctctaagcttcttctTGTTCCATTTTTTTTTGGTTCTATCCTGGAAATTCTATTTCTATTGTGTGATTCATGTGATTTGCTAGGCTGAGCTGATTATCTTTCTGAACCGAATATGCTACCGTTAGAGGATACATTTTCATTCTTTTATGACCTGATGCGGGTTTTCTCGTACTATGCAGAACTTGGAAGATAACATCTACAAATGTTGGATTGTCACTGTTTGCTGCTGACTGATCTTAAATTGGCGAGTGTAGGAAGATGAAATGGCATGCTGGTTTGAATGGACTTCCCTTGGCAGGGATGGAATTATGCCGGGATGCTTCGACATGTTGCAGCTGACTTGAAGCTGTTAGAAGCAGCTAGGtatatttctgttttttttttgtctgTTAATAGCTAGTTAAAACAGCTAGGGAATGCTAATTTGAATGGATGTTGATGAATGGGGCTGTTTGGGTTTAGTGGAATTGTGCAGGTTTTTTTTAACTATGCAGGATTTATAATtagttcctttttctttttactgaTGCTGAACTTGAATGTGGCAGGGGTATATGGTGCTGATGTTGAACTTGAATGTGGCAGGGGTATTTGGACATGAAGAAGGATGGACACCAAGTGGGGAACAATGTAGACCTTTTTGAAGTGGTCTTAGGAAAATCATTAGCTTTCTTGTTTCTTTATAATATTTCTGGTTATTGACTTGGAACGGCTTGGGCTTAGAAATTCAATTCATTGAGATGTAATTTGGATAATGTGGATATCAGTTGAATCGAATGATGTAATGAATTTGTGTTTTGAAATTGGTTTTTGAACTTTGTAAAGGGTTTTCTCTTGATGAATTATGTAGAACCCTTGAACTTGGACATTTTGTAATGAATATTTTGAATGGGtgtatgaattggaatttgatagtATGATACAAACACTTGAATGATGATTGTTGTTTACATGACTTAGGCTTTAAATTTGAATGATAATGAGCAGAAAAATGTATGGATCTTGAACGAAtggttgaatgaatttgaatagaATTGCACCAAtgcttaacaatttttttttatgagtaaTCATGCACGCCTTAGTCTTGTAACGGGAATACCAAGCAGTTCCGATTACTCTCTTTTTTATTTATCTACGCAAATCCTTTTCAAGTTTTAATGAATAATCTCAAGTCCACTTAATAAACCTTCACTTCCAAATCTCAACGACAAGTCTTGAATCATTAATTCTCGAAATCTTAATTAACCTGCAATAAATGAACAGGTTAACCTCTTGCCATTGCCCTTGTATTTCAAACCACCACAACAGTAATGCCTTGAGgaattcttgaagaagataagaatTGAAGCGCATAAGAACATATCGACATAAAATCCGATGAATCTCAGTCGAATTAATGATTGCAGACACTACATATAAAAACCATATTCCTCTTGCCCTTGgtgaatcttcatagaggaaaaccttgtagctttaggagaaagaaACCCACAATGACCATataaaaccctagcttccaagatccttgatccaatgcaaagttattgattaaggatgcatgatgttatgttgatgccctaatggaggatgcatatgaaatgagaagtACAAGCCAATTAGGAATAAATATgttggcaaattttggggtgcaacaggcggcgcagctggcgtcgacccagggacgggggcagggccggggacgccgtgtgcgagttcccgtggacgtgggagagggtacctcttcatctggatctaggagtcggctggctcgggtatcttcttcccgctagcgagaggaagaggaggaggaggaggtggcagtgccatacctTGAGCCgaagggggtaccggatgttgaccctccacctggggaggaggatgagcaagAGGACAGCTACCTAGGAGGGCCCATtaacacttccgtgctgatatcctaccgcgaCCACGTCGCtaggcgtatctgggagggagaggtattttttaaaatttaactgtttataatttagacgtttattcgatattttcttaacggtctatttaacatatgcttttatttttttttttgtaataggagagagagcctttgaaaatggtgaaccatacccgaaagattttcagtctgtttaaaccagcagctgagtggtttaacgacgcggtgcgaggttcagggcttagcgggctctgcatgacggggtacaccaccatcagccacgacatgcagggggcatttgtggagcgctggcacaaggagacgtcttctttccacttgccggttggggagatgacgatcaccttgcatgatgtgcagtgtcttctccacctgcccatcagggggccactgttgacccactcccggatccagagggtcgaggccagtcagtggatggcgctctatttgggcatggagcccgaagttgctgactttgagtgcgccacgacatctgggcctcatatccggttcaccacactgagccgctatttcgagcaccacctggacgcggcggccgatgccgaaGCCGCGGGTGACGatctattcacacagtatcaccgcggctgcgctctccggtgatggtacatgcatgtggtaggcgctgcatgctttatggacaagagtgcaaggtacgtcgacgtgacctacctcctctacttcatggacctggataccgttcaccagtggaactgggaggcagctactctggcatacctctaccagaagctgaatgaggcctccaactggaggacgaggcagttggttggatcctgcacactactcacggtacgtttcattttaattgtttcgtatttatttatgtttcatatgtgtgtttcgtatttacttatgtttcgtatttatttatgtttcagagctggatcatctcctacttctcccgcatccacggtttccacatcgatcctgcgtacgttgacgccatgcccagggccgccagatacgttctccatagggggaacaatgcggtgggaccataccgtgggtacctggaccgcacgatgcacgacgacatcacctggaggccgttcaacgactacactcagattgtcccctttgacggcatatctctatattctggctggttggcatgcgggactaccatcatggtccggtatctccctgaacggtgcatgcggcagttcggattcgtgcagatgatacccaggtcacccttcgaggctgctcccgacacagtgaccagagtgcagctcactgccatgtgggacgattgggagcatcatgtggtaccggaggagtaccgtctcaTGCGGGTCActcaggactggcacagtgtgtaGGGTtccgtcacatggttctaccgggtgtctcatcctctgctgacacccgacgctcccggcgctcctatgccagcacacgaggagatcctggagaaccagcaggccgaggatgaccacgccattgatctccttccgatctgccagcggatagagatgcttgggcgggacgcgttggatcgaggtgtcgttcatcagggcggtccagaggcagtcgccgtgatggagatgatcgtcactgatgcgggccgtgcggcggcatacaggcggcagaggagggcccagggtgagagggttaggcacacccagtagtggtcgggtttatttattttttgttttcggattgtatctttagcacactatttttatttggatttggatcggcttgtatatattactttttttatcatattagttttttctgtttatatgtcatttattttatttccctatttactttaattaaaaatacgagactgtgaaaaacataaaaaaaaaccagtttctgcataattcggaagttcatttccgaaaccccccaaaatctgaacaaaggtgttttcggaagtttatCTCCGAAGTGGCTAAAGAAAAAacctttataaaaatcatttttgaaaattcaaataaaaaatctatttttctaaAGTTAAACAGGCCCTTATAGTAATgagttaaaaacaataaaaaatgtaattaaattttttataatgtaTGTTACTCATCTTCTTCAAGTGCTTTGACATCACATTCTCACTTGATACCAACATGAATAAGAGCACCAATGACATCtactaaaaatgtttttaacGTAAGATATTTgaagaattaaaatacattactACACTTAAATTGTTTGGTTACTTACCAATCAAGTAATAATCATCATTTGAACTTCCAACAAAATTGGAAATAAATGGTACAAATATCATATATAGAAAAGTTTGACATTTCAATAACTTTTTTCAAATTGAAAATTGGACTTAAAAAGATGACATGAATTCGACCACCTTCAGAATTCAATAGAATATTTTGATAAAAATGCATATGCAAGACACTTTAAAGCATATGTTGAAGAAGAAACATGAAGAGCATGAAATGGTGATAGTGAAAAGAAGTAACATGAGTCGTCCATCTGAACCACGAAATCAGATTAGTCGATATTGTGAATCGGAACTGGTTgactaaaaaccaaaaaaaaaaaaaatacaacatgATGAAACTACTTAAAATAAAGTTCAACAAGCTTCTTCaaagtttcaaaaacacttgtGAGTGGATCAAATGCAATATTGCCCTTCAGTTCAAGATCAGGAAACTGGTTTGTTAGTGCCTGCTGCATCCCTGGCATCGACATCATCGCTGTCAGTTTACTATCGGTCATTCCTTCACAATCTTGGGGTGTATCTTTAATTGTGCTTGGATCATATCCATAATTTGCTAGGgtagctttgtatttctcaaTAAATTCAGTTCCGGGGTTAGGTGTTCTTGAGTATATCTGTGATATCGATCAATGGAAAACGAATTCTAGTTGTAAGTATTACTATGAAATATCGATACAGACAAGAACACAACACTGACACACACACAGAGATAATCATTTAAGAAAATGAAAGTAACTGAATATAAAAACATGTGTCGGTGTCAGACACTAACATATGCCAGACACTCTGATATGTGCTATACTTTTTCATACCTGAACAAAACCTGTGTCCTTAGCTCCAGAAACAAGTGCGAAATTGTCATAATCAGTAGCAATCACATCATAAGGCAACTTGGGAATGAACGGCAACGTAGGAAATCGGAGATAACATTTTTCTCTGATCATTTCTTGcatttcaagctttgattcatTTTTCTTCATATCTTCTAGTGAAAGACATTGTACCCTTCCCCTAATGCCGGTTATATAACCATTAGGACTCCCATGAACACAGAAGGTATCCACTTGGATCGCCGGTGCTTCTTTGTCGAATGTATACACACCCTGAAATGTCATTTATATACAGAAATTATTATCACGAAGCTTATCGATGGCTACAAAGAAAATTGACTTTATGTATTTTAGCATTGACCTGCCTGAGTGCAATGACAGTCTTCTTGGCCTTGCCCAGCGAAACCACGCTTGAGCGAAGCAACTTCGAACCATCTTCCGGAATATCTGACAGGGTCGAAATTCTTGGCTGACATACCTTTCATCATCATTAGATTTTCATTGGAATCATTCTCGAATGGTGAGTTAACAGCATTTTCACTGGCATTGGCAAGCTGGCATATGTTTTGTTGATGAGAAGATAGATCTTCTGCTACAGACTGTTGATGAAAATAAGATGGTAAGAATTTAAAGAGGGAATGCAAAATTTCTACTTTCTCCGGGATGAAACATAAGTAAAATTTGAGTGTCCATTTTGAGTGTGGAAACCCCTCATGGTTTTGTTTTAGTAAAGGCATCTCGTTGGATTGAGGAGTTTGGGTGTTGCCCTTGCACTCGTTTTCCAAGCAACATGAGAATTTTTGGTATACCGGAGATTTTGCCCTCGGTTGAGGCTAAGGGACTAAAGGGTCTGAACCTTGAGTATGAAGGTTTGACGCCTCCCTCGGaatattaactaataaattgATTCATTATAAACTAAAATAACTAGCGAGTTTTATCTGATAGCACTTAGATGAGATGGTAAAGAATCTCTTCCCTCTTAACCAGAGGTCCTGGGTTCGACTCAACTCTTGGCACGCAGCAGTCTCAGCAATTGTGCGCAAAGGTTTCTAGACTGTCAGTGTGATTTTGTAACCATAAAAAATGATAAAGCATTAAGCACCACTATATCTATATCTATAAAATATGTATACAATATCCAAAATATGAAATAGTAACATTGTTGAGCTATGCAATACAATACAAACCTGATTAGCTGGAGAGATAAATATCAAAGAAGCAGCAAGGCCAGATAAGACATGCTTACTCAGAACCTTACTTGGTACATTCAGTGAACACTTCAATGATGTTTTTCTTCCAATatgaacaagaaaaaaaaatataaaaaaaaaacaacaatattACAATAATAATTGATGGTAGAAATGAAAAAGAGAAGGTTGGATTTGTTACCTATGAATGGGAGGATATGAAGTAGAGTGAAGTAGTAGATGAGGTGATGATCTTAGGAAAATCTCTACCATGACTTTGTTTTATCAATTCTGTACTGTTACACATTGTGAAGATCTTTCTACTCTTCTAGTTTCCAACACAAAAGATCTTCTTGAAACATCATCATCTTCCAACGGTCCCATCTATGAAACCGGGCCTGTCTCGTTGTGAACAATTTTGTTTCTGAAAAGATAATGCTATCTACACCATCCCTTTTTGCTATCCAAATCCTtctctttttttataaaatattcaaGTTTTCCAAATTATTTTTCTAACAAGTTTGTTAAAG
Proteins encoded in this region:
- the LOC131633595 gene encoding chloroplastic lipocalin-like, producing MVEIFLRSSPHLLLHSTSYPPIHRKTSLKCSLNVPSKVLSKHVLSGLAASLIFISPANQSVAEDLSSHQQNICQLANASENAVNSPFENDSNENLMMMKGMSAKNFDPVRYSGRWFEVASLKRGFAGQGQEDCHCTQGVYTFDKEAPAIQVDTFCVHGSPNGYITGIRGRVQCLSLEDMKKNESKLEMQEMIREKCYLRFPTLPFIPKLPYDVIATDYDNFALVSGAKDTGFVQIYSRTPNPGTEFIEKYKATLANYGYDPSTIKDTPQDCEGMTDSKLTAMMSMPGMQQALTNQFPDLELKGNIAFDPLTSVFETLKKLVELYFK